AGAACCACTCTTCTGGACCCCACCTGTAGACCCAAAGAGATGGACAGGTCCAGAGTCCTGTTTGAGTTCAACGTTAACTCGTGTGGGACCAGAGTCATGGTACAACTCAGTAACAGTGAAAAACAGCAGACCAGTCACTTTGTCATAATCAGTTTGGATGCTAATAAAACAGTGTTTGCCTTCATGGCTTCTTCCCACCTCTGGACCCTGGTTGACATCTCCGTACACCTGTAGAAAGTCTTGTTTAAAGATGTGTTATTAGCTGTTTAAACAGTTAAAGTTGGCATCAGAATTACTAGTTGGGTAAACTAattcattatattttataaagGCTGGCCAATGTCTAGACTGTAATGCAGCCTACTGCCACTAGTCGGGGGTATTGGGTATTATCTCCTGGCTCAGCTGCCAGGATGTAATCCAGCACAGTGGATGGTTAGCATCTCAAAGTGTGTAGATCTAGAAAAGGACTGATAGCTTTGAAATTAGTCGATAGGAATATCCCTATAACCGCCAATCAACGGTCTGGAAATGTTGTTCATATAAAAGCAGAGTTTAGAACAGGGCTGTGTAGTGGTTCAGTTTAGTAACTGAGGATGTTCCAAGCTTGATTCAAAAGGAAACTGGACTTCACTGAAGGTTTTGTGGACGTTTTCACCCGGTCACCTTCGACCAGGTCCAGTTTCCTTTCGAGTCCCTCTTTGAATGACCTGGATGACCGAGAACCTTCTGACAGCTGAGGATGTTTTTACAGGCCGGGGACTCATACATGGTTTATGAGAATGAAGTCGTCCATGACAGACAGATGATTGCTGATGGACCTAACTTCATCTCCAGAGAATCTCAGTTTAAGTAAGAACTCATCTGACCTGAAAGAGCCACATTCTGAAGAACCTCTCATGTTAATAAATAACTGATTCTAACTCAACAGGTTGACCGTGAGGTGCTTCTATCCACTGAGCCAAGTCAACAGACTGTCTGTGGACAGGATCTTCACATCAGACACTCCAGGATTTGGTTCAGTCAAAATCTTCCAGAGCCTTAAAGGTCCCAGTCTGAGTCATTATCCATCAATTAAATCCAGTTTGGTTTGATTCACATTATCATAATTCCTTTTGTTTCCAGAAGACTCAGATAATAAACTTCCGGCAAAAGACTGTTTGCTTCAGGCTCCTGGAAACAAGGCCAACACCCCAACAGACCAGGTCCACCAAACTCCTGAGGCAGGAAGTGACCCGCCCCACTATGGTATAAGACCTAAACCAGGTCCCAGTCATTTCATTACAGTACCCGGAGGACAAAGCAAGCTGCTCTACTCCCCCCAAAACCTCCAAAACTTTCCAAACCTCAACCTCCTCCTTCCTCATGAAGGCCCAACCATCAGTACTCAGGAAGTCCCCCTGCAGGTCTCATTTCCTGCTAGCAGTCTCATGTCCCAGACTGAGGAACAACCTGTGTTCAGATCACCAACTGAAGACCAACTCAGCAACTTTCCTCCTAGGTATAACAATTTACCAGACCACGGTGTCCAGCAGTCAAACCTCGACACACACAGCTTTAGCTCAGGACAAGATCCACAGAACAATCCAGGACTATCTGAGGACAACCTGGCCTTAGGTTCCACTTCCTCCAGCAAGGTCCCGGGTTCTCTTGATGTTGGACAGGTAGAAGCTAACTGGGGACGCACTGAGCAGAGTTCAGGTGAGGTGGTGTGGCCCTCCCGCCCCACATGGGACCAGCCCAATCAACAAGGTTTGATCCAGAACAATCAAGACCTGCAGAGTCCTCCTGGAATGCAAGAACTGACCCAATATAATGTGGCCAATCTGGATTCAGGTCTTTCCGGCTACTCAAGTGGTGGGCAAGAAATGGCAAAACCTGAAGAGGTACCAGGAAACCAGCCTCAAAGCAAGTATGATCCTTCTCTAGGCACTCAGCTCCACAACATTGGCAGCAGTAAAGTCCTCCTGCCCAGCAGAAACAGGAAATATATCCAGTCTAACACGAAGCCCAGAACGTCCCAAAACCCCATCCCTGCCAGGGGGAGGTGTGTGAACACTGCAGCATCGTCTCTTTCAACCAGTCAGCCCAACCAAAACCCAGAAAGACCCGGTTCCTTGGAAAGAAGGAACACCGAGAGCAGTCGGTCTGGAGTGCAGAAAATTAGAGTTAAACCTCTGAGCAAATTAGTCTCCTCTGGACATAAACTCAACCAGAAACCTGTAAACCAACAAGTACCCAATACCTCAATGTATGCCACTGGTCTGACTGCGGAGAGAAGTGATGGGAACCACCAGACGTCCCAACATCCTCCTGAACTCGCAGGTTCAGACGTGAGAATGGAACGTGTGCAGAACCCAACACTGACGAAAGAACAGATGTACCACGGTGTCCAAGGTCAGCCGGATCAATCTGCGGTGATCGACTCTAACTATTGGTCCCAAAACAAGCAAGATCTGGTCCATCAAGTGACCACCCAGCAAGGACCCCAGCAGACGGTCATTCAACCAACAGGTACTTCCTGCTTTCCTTATTGACCCAGGTGAAGATGGTGATGTTTTTGGCCTAGCATATCACACAGagctagcttagcagttagccaTAATGTCAGTTTGAAGATAATtactttgttctgtttgttttttttaaactcctccTCACTCTCAGGAGAGTCTCATAGCCGAGTCAGACTGTTTTCTGGCCTTCAGGAAAGATTCCCAAACGACCAGAAGCCCAAACAGCAGAACCTTCAGTACCCCAGCATACAGTCTGAAACCGGAGGAGGAACCAGTCGGCCCTCCTTCCTCGGCGTATCTGctcaacacatttcaaacagtcCTGAAAACCAACCAAACAATCCCACCAGGAGCTCGGAGAGGAGACCTGCTGCAGGGGCAGCCGGGGTTACTGGTTCCAACATGGGTTTGAATGGTTCTAGTGGTTCAGGATCACATCAGAAGATCCACACCAGTTCTGACTGCAGCCGGCACAGCCAGTACGGATCCAGTGTTCACAACGGCATCATGAGAGGTAAACagaacacattcaaacactggaCTGAACATGGTCTGTTAGAAATCACTGAGAATCTgttgtaaaacaaaagaaaacataaaaacaacccACAATAGAAGTTCTTACTTCAGGTTGAAGTGATTTATCTTTAATCACAcaaccagaatcagaatcagggtttattgccaagtacatttacacatacaaagaatttgacttggtgtattggtgctaaacaattaacaaggaaataaagcagaactagcaacaacttaaataatacagtataagatattacaatatataaaatagaatttaaaaatgtaaaaaaacatataatgtCTATGTTTGCATTTGAAATGGTGAACTGTGATATGAAGTGTAATGACATGTTGTTCAAAGTAAATGTTAGAAGTGCCAGCCTCTGAGCTGGTTTGTTTCAGAAGCtgagtctgttgttgtttttgttgttcggATGTGAACGTGTGTCTATCCTCTCAGGTAAACAGATCAGCTGATGAAGAACAGGAACCTCTGTCTGCAGAGTCTGATTTAATAAAGCTTCTGTTTGTATAAgacctgtttctgtttcatgaggtgtgtgtctgtgggaaCCTTTGGGTACTTTAAATACTGAGAGTTCACATCATGGGAGCCTGAAGTTCAGTCAGTACATGATCAGAGTATCACTGAGACATTCTGTACGAGGCTTGGTTAAAGATTCTCATccttaaagataaagataaactgtcCCTGCAGAACACCCAACGACCGAACATGGTACCCAGTGGTTAACTGGTCGAGTCTGAGGAGGACCCACCACCACAGCCGACAGGAATCGTGACCCAAATTATTCAACCACTCAGATTCAGTCAGTGACGAATAGAGCTGTTTGGACCTCAGAAGGAAGAAAGTGTGACAGAACAAAAACTGATTCTAAAAGCATCAGACTGAAAACCGCTCCACGACCCATTGTTGGTCCCCCACACACCAGTTAAGAACGACTGCTTTCAATTACTGTTACAGAGTACCCTGAACCAGACTCCATTCAGAAAGAAGGCAGCTCAGTAATTCTGAGAAGAACATAATTCACAAGTCTTAAAGAACGGCTTATGATTAACTCTATTGAAGAACCGGACGTCTCCTAGAATGTTCTTTTAATGAACAATCCCTAAACGTCTAATAATGAATGTTCTGTAAACGTTCTCCCAAACACCCTGAGACGTTCGCTCTCACCGTCAGCAGAGACGAACTGTCCCACAGCCGACGACACTCCTCCCGTCCCCTCCACAAACTGGACCTCAGAGACGATGATGTTGTCCTCCAGGACCGAGCCGCAGCTGGTGCACACAGCACTGCCCCGGGCCTGATCCACATCGATCTCCGACCCCCCGCAGGTACCACACCTGGAGCTCAtggtggaggtcagaggtcaccaCAGCCTGTGGGTTAGAGGAGATCATAGATCACAACAGCTGGTAAATTAACCAAAAGACTGATTAGTAATCTGtattctgcatgtttctaataagctccacgagcagaaacgtgctcaaactaggatcaatattggagatgcttttgaaaaatggagagaggttagaacacagaaaggtttacagacccatgcagagctggataaacactgaagtttcagagtccaccacatggtgacctgagtgagcatcaactctagagagggggggagagacagctctctatgatgtttagaatttagactacagtacccattttaaccactaggggtcagagttacatactgctcctttaactcaggtttttataaaatattgtCACATGTTGTTTCAAATTAGCACAATGACCAGTTTTATCTGAGGAACAGTAAGTAGAGTTACAGTTAGAAGGTTTGAGATAATGGATAcccagcagccaatcacagcagagtATTAACTCAGATCATAATCTCGTTATCTGCGTTGAGAACAAAACGTGAAGACAGGAAATCATCAGCCTGCTGCTGTaactatgttacaaagaccatATGTAGTTTATGAAAAGGTAACAAGCTGTCTGCTCTAACAGTAACTAGTTTATCTCTGTCAGTAACTAGTTTATCTGTCACAAACTAGTTTATCTCTAACAGTAACTAGTTTATCTCTAACAGTAACTAGATTATCTCTGTCAGTAACTAGTTTATCTCTAACAGTAACTAGATTATCTCTGTCAGTAACTAGTTTATCTGTCACAAACTAGTTTATCTCTAACAGTAACTAGATTATCTCTGTCAGTAACTAGTTTATCTCTAACAGTAACTAGATTATCTCTGTCAGTAGCTAGTTTATCTCTAACAGTAACTAGTTTATCTCTAACAGTAACTAGTTTATCTCTAACAGTAACTAGATTATCTCTGTCAGTAACTAGTTTATCTCTAACAGTAACTAGATTATCTCTGTCAGTAACTAGTTTATCTCTAACAGTAACTAGTTTATCTCTAACAGTAACTAGTTTATCTCTAACAGTAACTAGTTTATCTGTCAGTAACTAGTTTATCTCTAACAGTAACTAGTTTATCTCTAACAGTAACTAGTTTATCTGTCAGTAACTAGTTTATCTGTCAGTAACTAGTTTATCTCTAACAGTAACTAGTTTATCTCTAACAGTAACTAGTTTATCTGTCAGTAACTAGTTTATCTCTAACAGTAACTAGATTATCTCTGTCAGTAACTAGTTTATCTCTAACAGTAACTAGTTTATCTGTCAGTAACTAGTTTATCTCTAACAGTAACTAGTTTATCTCTAACAGTAACTAGTTTATCTCTAACAGTAACTAGTTTATCTGTCACTAACTAGTTTATCTCTAACAGTAACTAGATTATCTCTAACAGTAACTAGATTATCTCTAACAGTAACTAGATTATCTCTAACAGTAACTAGTTTATCTCTAACAGTAACTAGATTATCTCTAACAGTAACTAGATTATCTCTAACAGTAACTAGATTATCTCTAACAGTAACTAGTTTATCTCTAACAGTAACTAGTTTATCTGTCAGTAACTAGTTTATCTGTCAGTAACTAGTTTATCTCTAACAGTAACTAGTTTATCTGTCACTAACTAGTTTATCTGTCAGTAACTAGTTTATCTCTAACAGTAACTAGTTTATCTGTCACTAACTAGTTTATCTGTCAGTAACTAGTTTATCTCTAACAGTAACTAGTTTATCTGTCACTAACTAGTTTATCTCTGTCAGTAACTAGTTTATCTCTAACAGTAACTAGTTTATCTGTCAGTAACTAGTTTATCTCTAACAGTAACTAGTTTATCTGTCAGTAACTAGTTTATCTCTAACAGTAACTAGTTTATCTGTCAGTAACTAGTTTATCTCTAACAGTAACTAGTTTATCTGTCAGTAACTAGTTTATCTGTCACTAACTAGTTTATCTCTAACAGTAACTAGATTATCTCTAACAGTAACTAGTTTATCTCTAACAGTAACTAGTTTATCTGTCACTAACTAGTTTATCTGTCAGTAACTAGTTTATCTCTAACAGTAACTAGTTTATCTGTCAGTAACTAGTTTATCTGTCAGTAACTAGTTTATCTCTAACAGTAACTAGTTTATCTGTCAGTAACTAGTTTATCTGTCAGTAACTAGTTTATCTGTCACTAACTAGTTTATCTGTCAGTAACTAGTTTATCTGTCAGTAACTAGTTTATCTGTCACTAACTAGTTTATCTCTAACAGTAACTAGTTTATCTCTAACAGTAACTAGTTTATCTGTCACTAACTAGTTTATCTGTCACTAACTAGTTTATCTCTAACAGTAACTAGTTTATCTGTCAGTAACTAGTTTATCTGTCACTAACTAGTTTATCTCTAACAGTAACTAGTTTATCTGTCACTAACTAGTTTATCTGTCAGTAACTAGTTTATCTGTCAGTAACTAGTTTATCTGTCACTAACTAGTTTATCTGTCAGTAACTAGTCGTTAGATTAACTCACCGTCAGTAGATCTCAGGAGGAAAACAATACAGTGCAGTTTAGAGACGCGCTGTTTGactcttcatttattttcctgttaGGTTCATCTTCCTGTTTCGGATCTATATTTTCCCCTTATATTGAACTAAAACTGATATTTTAAATCCTGTTTAATCGTTTGGAGACCAGATATCGATTAGAGAATAGATTCTGATCACTGTTTTGGAAGGGGGTTGTTGTTTTCCTGCGGCGCATGGTAGTGACGTCACTCGCTTTGGAGTTTACAGGGTTGTTTGACCGACGATAATTTAATATAAATGCAGATATAATTCATAATCAACCTTTTATTCAGTCAaagatataaaaataattaataatagtTAAGCTGTAActtaaaaataagtaaatagaGACCTTGTTTAACAATAAAACCGTTAACCGTTAAACCCCAACATACCCGGATAATGGTCTCACCGGGCGCctcgtgatgacgtttaatgttgAGCGGGTATTCGATGCAGTGAAACAGTTGGGATGAAGTTGGACTTCCTGTGATCCTCTGAGACTTTCTGTTCCTCAAGTTTCTACAGAGACAGACCGCCATGAGActctaaacaacaacaagactcTCTGTCTCGGATAACTCTCGTTGGGACTCGGTGAGACTCGGATAACTCTCGGTGAGACTCTGATAACTCTCTCTGTGACTCGTTGGGACTCTGATAACTCTCTCTGTGACTCGTTGGGACTCTGATAACTCTCTCTGTGACTCGTTGGGACTCTGATAACTCTCTCTGTGACTCGGTGAGACTCTGATAACTCTCGCTGTGACTCGTTGGGACTCTGATAACTCTCTCTGTGACTCGGTGAGACTCTGATAACTCTCGGTGAGACTCTGATAACTCTCGCTGTGACTCGTTGGGACTCTGATAACTCTCTCTGTGACTCGTTGGGACTCTGATAACTCTCTCTGTGACTCGGTGAGACTCTGATAACTCTCGGTGAGACTCTGATAACTCTCGCTGTGACTCGTTGGGACTCTGATAACTCTCTCTGTGACTCGTTGGGACTCTGATAACTCTCTCTGTGACTCGGTGAGACTCTGATAACTCTCGGTGAGACTCTGATAACTCTCGCTGTGACTCGTTGGGACTCTGATAACTCTCTCTGTGACTCGTTGGGACTCTGATAACTCTCTCTGTGACTCGTTGGGACTCTGATAACTCTCGCTGTGACTCGTTGGGACTCTGATAACTCTCTCTGTGACTCGTTGGGACTCTGATAACTCTCGCTGTGACTCGTTGGGACTCTGATAACTCTCTCTGTGACTCGTTGGGACTCTGATAACTCTCGCTGTGACTCGTTGGGACTCTGATAACTCTCTCTGTGACTCGTTGGGACTCTGATAACACTCGGTGGGACTCAGCATGTCCTCGGCGGGGAGATGGACATGGAGCAGCTGGAGCTGAACCCGAGAATCAGAGCAGCCG
The Labrus bergylta chromosome 15, fLabBer1.1, whole genome shotgun sequence DNA segment above includes these coding regions:
- the LOC110003394 gene encoding uncharacterized protein isoform X1 → MKTAALVIRLLLICCGFIKGTPGDHLEGSAESVVQSECRDRYLWIHVTSTQTPRFEAVDENGVHSISEQLASLCGYTISSFKKDSATVFRASYFSCFTHNQNDQVFTFTLNVIVRDAAGRWISTPVSAVCSSGMWAHREITCEEDYMEVNVNRDSSCGGLQGEGGHVWQTALSQAQRTASSVWQLMVLMSDGQVSSMSISEAQRWGFSLTTTAQRIVLRSQYKQPHGELTTMDGVPVEVVRVSVFSKEKLTMVMVDVSMACTLNSGSFDGSQLLWEVPLVMAPLVGEGVGFESRSLGLGVEGLLLDNPNANAGGFSLVQQGSLVQIRAPFGAEGGYRKGLVLNNTYKETYVISLLYEHVFSLLFEDGSSINTKHRTFRVLDTPLICRPPFSLDQTLNDDKLFRVYLGNIPADATLQEVLINGEQLLSQSAEQGYMISSVVHANGSHAYQLQLLFEHPVVQVMYLGQGVVQYSADINFTLTIMPQGDSFYHHTFLTAQVTNTFPPEITAQCSDGGITFSVVRPLRAESLWEVGVDQEPLTSELAAQRGYRLYSESPHKTTLEVPLFSIGYTYEEINLSNFYGTFGLLLRDSKTLEVQTSTSKRCLFKTQDMIVCSSDGTMTVATTPTSTWPTVQPERTTLLDPTCRPKEMDRSRVLFEFNVNSCGTRVMAGDSYMVYENEVVHDRQMIADGPNFISRESQFKLTVRCFYPLSQVNRLSVDRIFTSDTPGFGSVKIFQSLKEDSDNKLPAKDCLLQAPGNKANTPTDQVHQTPEAGSDPPHYGIRPKPGPSHFITVPGGQSKLLYSPQNLQNFPNLNLLLPHEGPTISTQEVPLQVSFPASSLMSQTEEQPVFRSPTEDQLSNFPPRYNNLPDHGVQQSNLDTHSFSSGQDPQNNPGLSEDNLALGSTSSSKVPGSLDVGQVEANWGRTEQSSGEVVWPSRPTWDQPNQQGLIQNNQDLQSPPGMQELTQYNVANLDSGLSGYSSGGQEMAKPEEVPGNQPQSKYDPSLGTQLHNIGSSKVLLPSRNRKYIQSNTKPRTSQNPIPARGRCVNTAASSLSTSQPNQNPERPGSLERRNTESSRSGVQKIRVKPLSKLVSSGHKLNQKPVNQQVPNTSMYATGLTAERSDGNHQTSQHPPELAGSDVRMERVQNPTLTKEQMYHGVQGQPDQSAVIDSNYWSQNKQDLVHQVTTQQGPQQTVIQPTGESHSRVRLFSGLQERFPNDQKPKQQNLQYPSIQSETGGGTSRPSFLGVSAQHISNSPENQPNNPTRSSERRPAAGAAGVTGSNMGLNGSSGSGSHQKIHTSSDCSRHSQYGSSVHNGIMRGKQIS
- the LOC110003394 gene encoding uncharacterized protein isoform X2, which encodes MKTAALVIRLLLICCGFIKGTPGDHLEGSAESVVQSECRDRYLWIHVTSTQTPRFEAVDENGVHSISEQLASLCGYTISSFKKDSATVFRASYFSCFTHNQNDQVFTFTLNVIVRDAAGRWISTPVSAVCSSGMWAHREITCEEDYMEVNVNRDSSCGGLQGEGGHVWQTALSQAQRTASSVWQLMVLMSDGQVSSMSISEAQRWGFSLTTTAQRIVLRSQYKQPHGELTTMDGVPVEVVRVSVFSKEKLTMVMVDVSMACTLNSGSFDGSQLLWEVPLVMAPLVGEGVGFESRSLGLGVEGLLLDNPNANAGGFSLVQQGSLVQIRAPFGAEGGYRKGLVLNNTYKETYVISLLYEHVFSLLFEDGSSINTKHRTFRVLDTPLICRPPFSLDQTLNDDKLFRVYLGNIPADATLQEVLINGEQLLSQSAEQGYMISSVVHANGSHAYQLQLLFEHPVVQVMYLGQGVVQYSADINFTLTIMPQGDSFYHHTFLTAQVTNTFPPEITAQCSDGGITFSVVRPLRAESLWEVGVDQEPLTSELAAQRGYRLYSESPHKTTLEVPLFSIGYTYEEINLSNFYGTFGLLLRDSKTLEVQTSTSKRCLFKTQDMIVCSSDGTMTVATTPTSTWPTVQPERTTLLDPTCRPKEMDRSRVLFEFNVNSCGTRVMAGDSYMVYENEVVHDRQMIADGPNFISRESQFKLTVRCFYPLSQVNRLSVDRIFTSDTPGFGSVKIFQSLKDSDNKLPAKDCLLQAPGNKANTPTDQVHQTPEAGSDPPHYGIRPKPGPSHFITVPGGQSKLLYSPQNLQNFPNLNLLLPHEGPTISTQEVPLQVSFPASSLMSQTEEQPVFRSPTEDQLSNFPPRYNNLPDHGVQQSNLDTHSFSSGQDPQNNPGLSEDNLALGSTSSSKVPGSLDVGQVEANWGRTEQSSGEVVWPSRPTWDQPNQQGLIQNNQDLQSPPGMQELTQYNVANLDSGLSGYSSGGQEMAKPEEVPGNQPQSKYDPSLGTQLHNIGSSKVLLPSRNRKYIQSNTKPRTSQNPIPARGRCVNTAASSLSTSQPNQNPERPGSLERRNTESSRSGVQKIRVKPLSKLVSSGHKLNQKPVNQQVPNTSMYATGLTAERSDGNHQTSQHPPELAGSDVRMERVQNPTLTKEQMYHGVQGQPDQSAVIDSNYWSQNKQDLVHQVTTQQGPQQTVIQPTGESHSRVRLFSGLQERFPNDQKPKQQNLQYPSIQSETGGGTSRPSFLGVSAQHISNSPENQPNNPTRSSERRPAAGAAGVTGSNMGLNGSSGSGSHQKIHTSSDCSRHSQYGSSVHNGIMRGKQIS